The Thermoplasmatales archaeon genome segment CTCCAAACTCAACAATATCTGAAACTATCGCATCAACTACTTCATGCAATTCTGGTTTGAAGGTTATTGCATCAAAAGTAACTTTTTGATATATTCCACCATCCCCGTGAAGAATGTAACCTTCTCCCTTTCTTTTTACATTTTTTGTAACGAGTATTAAACCATACTCTTTATCCATTGTTCCTTCAAATGTTTCCTGAACAATTTTTGCAACAACCTCTTCCAAGTCATGGCTTAGATGAGTTGGAGGAATTCTTATTGTGTTCTCTATTGTTGTTTCATAATACATGCTCCGAAATATAGAATTGCTTATAAATATTATTGGTTTTTTAATCGTGTGGCTCGAAAAATTAAATGAAAATAAAATTTCTCTTAGTCTGGAAAGAATGGAAAAATTTATCATAGATAGAGGAAAAACAAAATATAAATGTATTCATGTGGGTGGAACAAATGGAAAAGGAAGCGTTTGCCATTTTATTTATAACATTTTGAGAGAAGATCATAAGGTTGGCTTATATACATCCCCTCATCTTGAAAGATTAAATGAAAGAATAGTTATAGATGGAATTGAAATAAGCAACGATGAAATAGAAAAATATAAATATTTGACCAGATACAATTTTACATATTTTGAAGCCCTCACTGCAATTGCAATAGAGCATTTTGAAAATAGAGATGTGGATTATGGAGTTTTTGAAGTAGGGCTCGGCGGCAGGCTGGATGCTACGAATGTTATAGAGCCAGAAATAAGCATAATTACAAATGTGTCGCTTGAGCATGAAAATTTTCTTGGAAAGGATATTGTTTCCATAGCAAGGGAAAAGGCAGGGATTATAAAAAATTCCCCTGTTGTTACTGCATGCAAAGGAGAAGCTCTTGAATTAATAAAAAATGTTGCGGAAGAAAAAAATGTTGAGCTATATGTAGTTGGCAG includes the following:
- a CDS encoding DNA-directed RNA polymerase, with the protein product MYYETTIENTIRIPPTHLSHDLEEVVAKIVQETFEGTMDKEYGLILVTKNVKRKGEGYILHGDGGIYQKVTFDAITFKPELHEVVDAIVSDIVEFGAFCHIGPLDALLHKSQIMNDRVIIDVDNKRIEGKDTKNVLKVGDKIRARIVTVSLNEMNPRESKIGLTARQPGLGKEEWQKQKKEEKK
- a CDS encoding bifunctional folylpolyglutamate synthase/dihydrofolate synthase, which encodes MLRNIELLINIIGFLIVWLEKLNENKISLSLERMEKFIIDRGKTKYKCIHVGGTNGKGSVCHFIYNILREDHKVGLYTSPHLERLNERIVIDGIEISNDEIEKYKYLTRYNFTYFEALTAIAIEHFENRDVDYGVFEVGLGGRLDATNVIEPEISIITNVSLEHENFLGKDIVSIAREKAGIIKNSPVVTACKGEALELIKNVAEEKNVELYVVGRDVKWEKIGNKFLIDADEKYSVETKMQGIFQGENIAIAIKAGELLGIDKEKIIDGIKKTFLPGRMEKIGNFILDGCHNPAAIEAFSKSIVDYNKLIIIFGAMRDKNIPEMIKRLPKARAYIATKSSSERAMPAGEIAGVGAKNGVSFIVKEEVGEAISFAEEIANKNEVICIIGSLYLVGEARKIMREKNYL